From the Billgrantia sulfidoxydans genome, one window contains:
- the ectA gene encoding diaminobutyrate acetyltransferase produces MNVTTQPFTPSADLARPSVADAVVGSDASPLFIRKPNPDDGWGIYELVKSCPPLDVNSAYAYLLLATQFRDSCAVATNEEGEIVGFVSGYVKSNAPDTYFLWQVAVGEKARGTGLARRLVEAVMSRPEQGEVHHLETTITPDNQASWGLFRRLADRWQAPLNSREYFSTDQLGGEHDPENLVRIGPFDTRRI; encoded by the coding sequence ATGAACGTGACAACGCAGCCCTTCACACCTTCCGCCGACCTGGCCCGCCCCAGCGTGGCCGATGCCGTGGTCGGCAGTGATGCCTCGCCACTGTTCATTCGCAAGCCCAACCCCGACGACGGCTGGGGAATCTACGAGCTGGTCAAGTCGTGTCCGCCGCTCGACGTGAATTCCGCCTATGCCTACCTGTTGCTGGCGACCCAGTTCCGCGATAGCTGTGCCGTCGCCACCAACGAGGAGGGCGAGATCGTCGGCTTCGTCTCGGGCTACGTGAAGAGCAACGCGCCGGATACCTACTTTCTCTGGCAGGTGGCGGTGGGTGAGAAGGCCCGCGGCACCGGCCTGGCCCGCCGCCTCGTCGAGGCCGTCATGAGTCGCCCCGAGCAGGGAGAGGTCCACCATCTGGAGACCACCATCACGCCGGACAACCAGGCGTCCTGGGGGCTTTTCCGGCGCCTGGCCGATCGCTGGCAGGCACCGCTCAACAGTCGTGAATACTTCTCCACGGACCAGCTCGGCGGCGAACACGACCCAGAGAACCTCGTGCGCATCGGTCCCTTCGACACACGGCGCATCTGA
- the gorA gene encoding glutathione-disulfide reductase: MSDFDYDLFVIGAGSGGVRAARTAAAAGARVAVAEDRYLGGTCVNVGCVPKKLYSYAAHFHDAFQDARGFGWRLPEAPVFDWATLRDNKVREITRLNEIYGRLLDSAGVRLIHGRARVVDAHRVEVAGESITAAKILVAVGGWPWVPDFPGRELAVTSNEVFDLAQLPRRFLALGGGYIAVEFASIFNGLGSESHLVYRGELFLRGFDREVREFTREQMAAKGVRLHFEANVERIDKVEGGLLVTLTNGESLEVDAVLAATGRRPHLEGVGLDALDIELNGDGTVKVNERFETSVPSILALGDVIGGPELTPVALAEAMHLVQQHFGDAPPAPMDYRNIATAVFCHPNIGTVGLSEEQARKQYGAIRVYRTDFRPMKHTLSGSEERCLMKLIVADDSDVVVGAHMVGEEAGELIQGVAIAVRAGLTKADFDATVGIHPTGAEEFVTMRTLSRR; the protein is encoded by the coding sequence GTGTCTGACTTCGACTATGACCTATTCGTCATCGGAGCCGGTTCCGGCGGAGTGCGCGCCGCCCGCACCGCAGCGGCCGCCGGTGCCCGGGTGGCCGTTGCCGAGGATCGCTACCTGGGGGGTACCTGCGTCAACGTGGGCTGCGTGCCCAAGAAGCTCTACTCCTATGCGGCCCACTTCCACGACGCCTTCCAGGACGCCCGTGGCTTCGGCTGGCGCCTGCCCGAAGCGCCAGTGTTCGACTGGGCCACGCTGCGTGACAACAAGGTTCGCGAGATTACCCGGCTCAACGAGATCTACGGCCGCCTGCTGGACAGCGCCGGCGTACGCTTGATCCATGGTCGTGCACGGGTGGTGGATGCGCACCGCGTCGAGGTGGCGGGCGAGAGCATTACCGCCGCCAAGATCCTGGTGGCCGTCGGTGGCTGGCCCTGGGTGCCCGACTTCCCGGGGCGTGAGCTCGCCGTGACCTCCAACGAGGTGTTCGACCTGGCGCAGCTGCCGCGGCGCTTCCTGGCCCTCGGCGGCGGCTACATCGCGGTGGAGTTCGCCAGCATCTTCAACGGCCTGGGCAGCGAGTCCCATCTGGTTTACCGGGGCGAGCTGTTCCTGCGAGGCTTCGACCGCGAGGTTCGCGAGTTCACCCGCGAGCAGATGGCGGCCAAGGGCGTCAGGCTGCATTTCGAAGCCAACGTCGAGCGTATCGACAAGGTCGAGGGTGGGCTTCTGGTCACGCTCACCAACGGCGAGTCGCTGGAGGTCGACGCCGTGCTGGCGGCGACGGGGCGCCGGCCCCACCTGGAAGGCGTGGGGCTCGATGCGCTGGACATCGAGCTCAACGGCGACGGCACGGTCAAGGTCAACGAGCGCTTCGAGACGTCCGTTCCCTCCATCCTGGCGCTGGGCGACGTCATCGGCGGGCCGGAGCTGACCCCCGTGGCGCTGGCGGAGGCGATGCATCTGGTGCAGCAGCATTTCGGCGACGCCCCACCGGCCCCGATGGATTACCGCAATATCGCCACTGCGGTGTTCTGTCATCCCAACATCGGCACGGTCGGGCTCTCGGAGGAGCAGGCGCGCAAGCAGTACGGGGCGATTCGGGTCTACCGCACCGACTTTCGCCCCATGAAACATACGCTCTCCGGCAGCGAGGAGCGCTGCCTGATGAAGTTGATCGTCGCCGACGACAGCGACGTGGTCGTCGGTGCCCACATGGTGGGCGAGGAGGCCGGCGAGCTGATCCAGGGCGTCGCCATCGCCGTGAGGGCCGGCCTGACCAAGGCGGATTTCGACGCCACGGTCGGTATCCATCCGACGGGTGCCGAGGAGTTCGTCACCATGCGCACCCTTTCACGCCGCTGA
- the can gene encoding carbonate dehydratase: protein MDKDIETLLDNNRSWAERMCREDADYFTRLSQQQNPDYLWIGCSDSRVPANQIVSLPPGEVFVHRNVANLLHHNDMNALSVVQYAVDMLQVKHIMVVGHYGCGGVRAAVAGGECGMVDYWLHSVRELYSQHRSVLAHLPLDQQIDRMCELNVQAQVNNLCRTKIIQLAWQRGQPLAVHGWIYGLGDGRITDLKCTVKGLDQVATLYRIDRIEASPDAS, encoded by the coding sequence ATGGACAAGGACATCGAAACCCTGCTCGACAACAACCGCTCCTGGGCGGAGCGAATGTGCCGCGAGGATGCGGACTACTTCACACGCCTGTCGCAGCAGCAGAACCCTGACTACCTCTGGATCGGCTGCTCGGATAGCCGGGTACCCGCCAATCAGATCGTGTCGTTGCCACCGGGCGAGGTCTTCGTGCATCGCAACGTCGCCAACCTGCTGCATCACAACGACATGAATGCGCTGTCCGTGGTGCAGTACGCCGTCGACATGCTGCAGGTCAAGCACATCATGGTGGTGGGCCACTACGGCTGCGGCGGCGTGAGGGCAGCCGTGGCCGGCGGTGAATGCGGCATGGTCGACTACTGGCTGCACTCGGTGCGTGAACTCTACAGTCAGCATCGCTCCGTGCTGGCGCACCTGCCACTCGACCAGCAGATCGATCGCATGTGCGAGCTCAATGTCCAGGCGCAGGTCAACAACCTGTGCCGCACCAAGATCATCCAACTCGCCTGGCAGCGTGGTCAGCCGCTGGCCGTGCACGGCTGGATCTACGGCCTTGGCGACGGCCGCATCACCGACCTGAAGTGCACCGTGAAGGGCCTGGACCAGGTGGCTACGCTCTACCGTATCGACCGCATCGAGGCGAGCCCCGACGCCTCCTGA
- the pepQ gene encoding Xaa-Pro dipeptidase, translating to MADPLATLQQQHLQALERHYVETLAALGYDGVLIYSGRPALHFGDDQYASFCSYGHFQHWTGQAGLAHSWLLIRPGRRPVCYLHAPDDFWHLPAQLPDEAWTERLEVIPGRYDEAPPIAAGGRLAVVGDVSAATSAALGAELNPAALLTALDEGRVRKSDYEVACLGEANRMAGLGHRAAREAFLAGGSELDVHLAYLQASRQRESELPYGNIVGSGAHAAVLHYQHYDTQAPRERYSLLVDAGHRHRGYCADITRTWAGADAEPLFGDLVAGMHDIKQRLVEAVAPGVDFVELHERMHCLLGELLVASGLVTGSAETAVESGITRAFCPHGLGHLLGIQVHDVAGRRASDGTALPPPAQHPALRLTRELEAGMAVTIEPGLYVIPMLLEPLTSGPAGRHLNRASIERLAPHGGIRIEDNVVVTANSARNLTADIE from the coding sequence ATGGCCGATCCACTCGCCACGCTTCAGCAGCAACATCTCCAGGCCCTGGAACGCCATTACGTCGAGACCCTGGCGGCCTTGGGCTACGATGGCGTGCTGATCTACAGCGGCCGCCCTGCCCTGCACTTCGGCGACGACCAGTACGCCAGCTTCTGCAGCTATGGCCATTTTCAGCACTGGACCGGCCAGGCCGGCCTGGCCCATAGCTGGCTGCTGATCCGCCCGGGACGACGGCCCGTCTGTTACCTGCATGCCCCCGACGATTTCTGGCATCTGCCGGCGCAGCTCCCCGACGAGGCCTGGACCGAAAGGCTCGAAGTGATTCCTGGACGCTACGACGAGGCGCCCCCCATTGCCGCCGGCGGTCGCCTTGCCGTGGTCGGCGATGTCTCCGCCGCCACATCCGCCGCGCTTGGTGCGGAACTCAACCCAGCCGCCCTGCTCACCGCGCTGGATGAAGGCCGTGTACGCAAGTCCGATTACGAGGTCGCCTGCCTGGGCGAGGCCAATCGCATGGCCGGGCTCGGGCACCGCGCCGCGCGGGAGGCCTTCCTGGCCGGCGGCAGCGAACTCGACGTCCACCTGGCCTATCTCCAGGCCTCGCGTCAGCGTGAAAGCGAGCTCCCCTACGGCAACATCGTCGGCAGCGGCGCCCATGCCGCGGTGCTGCACTATCAGCACTACGACACGCAGGCGCCACGTGAGCGATACAGCCTGCTGGTGGATGCCGGTCACCGCCATCGCGGCTACTGCGCCGACATCACCCGCACCTGGGCCGGGGCAGATGCCGAACCGCTCTTCGGCGACCTGGTCGCGGGGATGCACGATATCAAGCAGCGCCTCGTCGAAGCGGTCGCGCCCGGCGTTGACTTCGTCGAACTGCACGAACGGATGCATTGCCTGCTCGGCGAGCTGCTGGTCGCCAGCGGGCTGGTCACCGGCTCTGCGGAGACGGCCGTCGAAAGCGGCATCACCCGTGCCTTCTGCCCGCATGGACTCGGCCACCTGCTCGGCATCCAGGTCCACGACGTGGCCGGCCGCCGGGCCAGCGACGGCACGGCGCTGCCTCCGCCCGCCCAGCACCCGGCGCTGCGCCTGACACGGGAACTGGAAGCGGGAATGGCGGTCACCATAGAACCGGGGCTGTACGTTATCCCCATGCTGCTCGAGCCGCTCACGTCGGGGCCTGCTGGGCGGCACCTCAACCGGGCTTCGATCGAGCGCCTCGCCCCCCATGGCGGCATTCGGATCGAGGATAACGTGGTTGTCACGGCCAACTCAGCCAGGAACCTGACCGCAGACATCGAGTGA
- a CDS encoding hydrolase yields the protein MPERWQQTGFVPPRGLANPHVQTLLPRCLPRPHLARNSEVLELPDGDFVELDWILPAPADSGAPLFVLFHGLEGSFQSPYARWLLATASRMGWRALLMHFRGCGSRPNRLPRAYHSGDTADAYWLIGELSRRYPKALKVAAGVSLGGNMLLKLVAEQGGGGLDLAGAIVVSAPLDLAASAERLHRGFSRLYERHLLNALKRKVAPRLARGELPLALDSRALARIDSLRGYDDAVTAPLHGFSDAADYYRRASAGRLLGEVELPTLILHADDDPFMPAGLFERLPDPADAVRLEITRHGGHVGFMEWRERRLQPWLARRLAHELACWADTGASCQSAMDHHLSRSDN from the coding sequence ATGCCTGAACGGTGGCAGCAGACCGGCTTCGTTCCCCCGCGCGGGTTGGCCAACCCGCACGTGCAGACGCTGCTGCCTCGATGCCTGCCTCGGCCCCACCTCGCACGCAACAGCGAGGTCCTCGAACTGCCCGACGGCGATTTCGTGGAGCTCGACTGGATCCTCCCGGCCCCTGCCGACTCCGGCGCGCCGCTCTTCGTGCTGTTCCATGGGCTCGAGGGCTCGTTCCAGTCACCCTATGCCCGTTGGCTGCTGGCCACGGCCAGCCGCATGGGCTGGCGGGCTCTGCTGATGCACTTTCGCGGCTGCGGCAGCCGACCCAACCGGCTGCCGCGCGCCTACCACAGCGGCGACACCGCCGACGCCTACTGGCTGATCGGTGAATTGTCGCGGCGCTACCCCAAGGCGCTGAAGGTGGCCGCGGGGGTCTCGCTGGGAGGCAACATGCTGCTCAAGCTCGTCGCCGAACAGGGCGGCGGCGGTCTCGACCTGGCCGGTGCGATCGTGGTCAGCGCACCGCTCGACCTCGCCGCCAGCGCCGAGAGACTGCACCGGGGGTTTTCCCGCCTCTACGAACGCCACCTGCTGAACGCCCTCAAGCGCAAGGTCGCGCCACGTCTCGCACGCGGCGAGCTGCCCCTGGCATTGGATAGCCGTGCGCTGGCACGCATCGACAGCCTGCGCGGCTACGACGACGCCGTCACCGCGCCGCTGCATGGCTTTAGCGATGCCGCCGACTATTACCGCCGCGCCTCCGCCGGGCGCCTGCTCGGCGAAGTCGAGCTGCCCACCCTGATCCTGCACGCCGACGACGATCCGTTCATGCCCGCCGGCCTGTTCGAGCGACTGCCCGATCCGGCCGATGCAGTGCGCCTGGAGATCACCCGCCACGGCGGCCATGTCGGCTTCATGGAGTGGCGCGAACGGCGCCTGCAGCCCTGGCTGGCCCGGCGCCTGGCCCATGAACTCGCCTGCTGGGCAGACACCGGCGCGTCCTGCCAATCGGCGATGGATCACCACCTCAGCCGATCGGACAACTGA
- the msrA gene encoding peptide-methionine (S)-S-oxide reductase MsrA: MTVEPSHALPGRDTPMRVSGVHAVNGRSMLPPFPAGHATIVFGLGCFWGAERLFWQLPGVYVTAVGYAGGVTPNPTYEETCTGRTGHAEVVRVVFDPQEVDVETLLRVFWEAHDPTQGMRQGNDVGSQYRSVIHTTSDAQLAAAQHSRDAYQYSLAQAGRGRITTEIAPLDVFYLAEEYHQQYLHKNPGGYCGLQGTGVSCPIG, from the coding sequence ATGACCGTCGAGCCTTCCCATGCCCTGCCGGGGCGCGACACCCCGATGCGCGTCTCGGGCGTGCATGCCGTCAACGGTCGCTCGATGCTGCCGCCGTTCCCCGCGGGACACGCGACAATCGTCTTCGGCCTCGGCTGCTTCTGGGGCGCCGAGCGCCTGTTCTGGCAGTTGCCCGGCGTCTACGTCACGGCGGTGGGCTATGCCGGGGGCGTGACGCCCAACCCCACCTACGAGGAGACCTGCACCGGGCGCACCGGTCACGCCGAAGTGGTCAGGGTGGTCTTCGACCCGCAGGAGGTGGATGTCGAGACGTTGCTCAGGGTGTTCTGGGAGGCCCATGACCCCACTCAGGGCATGCGGCAGGGCAACGATGTGGGCAGCCAGTATCGCTCGGTGATCCACACCACCAGCGATGCCCAGCTTGCGGCCGCGCAGCACAGCCGCGACGCCTACCAGTACTCGCTGGCCCAGGCCGGGCGTGGCCGCATCACCACGGAGATCGCGCCGCTCGACGTCTTCTACCTGGCCGAGGAGTACCACCAGCAGTACCTGCACAAGAACCCGGGGGGGTACTGCGGCCTGCAGGGAACCGGGGTCAGTTGTCCGATCGGCTGA
- a CDS encoding translocation/assembly module TamB domain-containing protein codes for MRSLILAILKLLIVLPVLATGVVFLVIGLALSPWGTGLLLEEGAERGYYQLERVEGAPLDRLVLHGFRLEAGPAEIAAERLELAWADDCLLRGRLCIERLAMQGGHVRLHETGAGEPGEPERQVEASDPIQLPLPLEVRELTLQDTRVELADGTRIELERLATAAQAENSQLHLAASRADGLRVELLQSSEPTPEAGQGAPPVPAEEPFVDEASGAAVVPFRFPLDIVAPQLDVEDVELRLADGTRIGWDRLHTGVEAEDERLTLLPTRLVALRVAMPPAATALALEAAGDAAVLDERALAAAEAVQAPASADEAASLPLDQRERIALPDITLPVTVSAPRVHVDGIEVSGPVDYDLRFLTLAFEASGQEVEIAALKVASLDADARLTARVMLRDDYPLEARLEAALWVPETMPELAGQRLELTLDGNLGELSARLTARGPVDAELTASADVLDPRVPFDAALQSEFLQWPLPMAAAQADGTEVAEPFVVEDLTLKASGSLENYTAALSMRLEGPDIPLTRVALSGSGDFEHFAWTPLSLALGDASVVSRGRIEWQEGLSVDATARLDNVDPGLFTEAMEGRLSGNVDATFRQTPAGWQLSVPRLAIDGVLQELPLSLRARLAGDSDMQWQVHEFDFRQGDNRITAEGAISEQRMDLGGDISLTELGSLHDELSGSVTGRFRTAGTSGRPRLNLDLQGNRLAFADNRVEALALSGSVEGLDDPELDLALDLQRLDAGGQRFSDVSLDLSGRLSSHRANLTALAGRDMPLSRAELSLEGGLSTERQRYTGRIEPLEVDSDYGDMRLDSPVEFEADLANGRAQVQPFCLRREQGGRVCLDETLQAGADQGQVVLSMRGLPMDLLAEWLPEEWRASGETDLRLQAGWRQGGNRWNVEAELDSALDLEGVDIYGQPWSMPDTRLNVTLDADQARTALNLDLTLGDAGRLDLDIGLDDPLGAAELSGTLVLDGLNLSRYRTLVQGLDTLEGVVSGRVGISGTRDNPSLDGALELTGLQASGLDVPLIVEDGRIRVEFAGDSARLMGYVASDEGRLVIDGNANWPSLDEWRIAVDLDGTRRPLLVSLPQFGRLRIAPEIAVRIDPRRLRVRGDVQVPWARLEIGEAPPAAVSPSPDEIIITRRDEARARQREDLPATAGDDEAAAVALREAGMVLDVRLELHLGPDMQLAASGLETGLAGTLQVRQQDGPVQLFGEVNLVDGRFRAFGQDLLIRQGQLLFSGPPDQPLLDFEAIRNPDITEDGVIAGLRVTGFAAEPTLTIFSEPAMDEARALSYLLRGRAPRDGDADGALTSALVGLTLGRTGGAVGAIGQAFGIDDLALETTGVGDESQVVVSGYLTEDLRVSYGVGIFSPIAELTLRYTLWRNLYVQAVSGAAQAVDLVYIFTRPGKPPRIDEAP; via the coding sequence ATGCGGTCATTGATTCTTGCCATTCTGAAACTGCTGATTGTGCTGCCTGTGCTGGCGACCGGGGTCGTGTTTCTCGTGATCGGCCTGGCGCTGTCGCCGTGGGGCACCGGTCTGCTGCTCGAGGAGGGCGCCGAGCGCGGTTATTACCAACTGGAGCGGGTCGAAGGGGCGCCGCTGGACCGCCTGGTGCTGCATGGCTTCCGACTCGAGGCCGGCCCCGCCGAGATCGCCGCCGAGCGGCTCGAGCTCGCCTGGGCGGACGATTGCCTGCTGCGTGGCCGGCTGTGCATCGAGCGCCTGGCCATGCAGGGAGGGCACGTAAGGCTGCATGAGACCGGGGCTGGCGAGCCGGGAGAACCGGAACGACAGGTCGAGGCGAGCGACCCCATCCAGTTGCCGCTGCCCCTGGAGGTCCGGGAGTTGACACTGCAGGACACCCGGGTCGAGCTGGCGGACGGCACCCGGATCGAGCTCGAGCGGCTAGCGACGGCAGCCCAGGCGGAGAACAGCCAGCTGCACCTGGCGGCCTCCCGCGCCGATGGCCTGCGTGTCGAACTGCTGCAGTCATCGGAGCCGACGCCGGAAGCGGGCCAAGGGGCGCCTCCGGTCCCGGCAGAGGAACCGTTCGTGGATGAGGCCTCCGGGGCTGCCGTCGTGCCGTTCCGCTTCCCGCTCGATATCGTGGCGCCGCAACTCGACGTGGAGGATGTCGAGCTGCGACTTGCCGACGGGACGCGTATCGGATGGGATCGCCTGCATACCGGCGTCGAGGCGGAGGACGAGCGGCTCACCCTGTTGCCGACGCGACTCGTTGCGCTGCGGGTCGCGATGCCTCCGGCGGCCACCGCGCTGGCCCTGGAGGCGGCGGGAGACGCCGCGGTGCTGGACGAGCGGGCGCTGGCGGCAGCCGAGGCCGTGCAGGCGCCGGCCAGCGCTGACGAAGCGGCGTCGCTACCCCTTGACCAGCGCGAACGCATCGCGCTGCCCGATATCACCCTGCCGGTGACCGTGTCGGCACCGCGCGTGCATGTCGATGGCATCGAGGTGAGCGGGCCCGTGGACTACGACTTGCGGTTCCTGACGCTCGCCTTCGAGGCGAGTGGCCAGGAAGTGGAGATTGCGGCGTTGAAGGTTGCCAGCCTCGATGCCGACGCCCGCCTGACCGCCCGGGTCATGCTGCGTGACGACTATCCGCTCGAGGCACGACTCGAGGCCGCCTTGTGGGTGCCCGAAACGATGCCCGAGCTGGCCGGCCAGCGCCTCGAACTGACGCTGGACGGCAACCTGGGCGAGTTGAGCGCACGGCTGACCGCGCGCGGCCCGGTGGACGCCGAGCTGACCGCCAGCGCCGATGTGCTGGACCCCCGCGTGCCGTTCGATGCCGCGCTGCAGAGCGAGTTCCTGCAGTGGCCGCTGCCGATGGCCGCCGCTCAGGCCGACGGCACGGAAGTCGCCGAGCCGTTCGTGGTGGAGGACCTGACGCTGAAAGCGTCGGGCAGCCTGGAGAATTACACCGCCGCGCTGTCGATGCGCCTGGAAGGCCCCGACATTCCCCTGACCCGGGTCGCCCTGTCGGGAAGCGGCGATTTCGAGCACTTCGCCTGGACGCCGCTGTCGCTGGCACTCGGCGATGCCTCGGTGGTCAGCCGCGGGCGGATCGAGTGGCAGGAGGGCTTGAGCGTCGATGCCACCGCTCGCCTCGACAATGTCGATCCTGGGCTGTTCACCGAAGCGATGGAGGGGCGCCTGAGCGGCAACGTCGACGCGACCTTCCGCCAGACCCCGGCGGGGTGGCAACTGAGTGTGCCGCGCCTCGCCATCGACGGCGTGCTGCAGGAGCTGCCGCTGTCGCTGCGGGCACGCCTGGCAGGCGACAGCGACATGCAATGGCAGGTGCATGAGTTCGACTTCCGCCAGGGTGACAATCGCATCACGGCGGAAGGCGCCATCTCCGAGCAGCGCATGGATCTTGGCGGGGACATCTCGCTCACCGAGCTCGGCAGCCTGCACGATGAGCTCAGCGGCAGCGTGACCGGGCGCTTCCGCACTGCGGGTACGTCGGGGCGGCCGCGGTTGAACCTCGATCTGCAGGGCAACCGGCTGGCCTTCGCTGACAACCGCGTCGAGGCGCTGGCACTGTCGGGCAGTGTGGAGGGGCTCGACGACCCCGAACTCGACCTGGCGCTGGACCTCCAGCGCCTTGATGCCGGAGGCCAGCGCTTCAGTGACGTGAGTCTCGACCTGAGCGGTCGCCTGTCGTCACATCGGGCAAACCTGACGGCGCTTGCCGGGCGCGACATGCCGCTCTCGCGGGCAGAGCTGAGCCTCGAGGGTGGGCTCTCCACCGAGCGACAGCGCTATACGGGGCGTATCGAACCGCTTGAGGTCGATAGCGATTACGGTGACATGCGTCTCGATTCGCCGGTCGAGTTCGAAGCCGACCTCGCCAACGGGCGGGCCCAGGTGCAGCCCTTCTGCCTGCGTCGCGAGCAGGGGGGGCGGGTCTGCCTGGACGAGACGCTGCAGGCCGGCGCCGACCAGGGACAGGTTGTGCTGTCGATGCGCGGCCTGCCCATGGACCTGCTCGCCGAGTGGTTGCCGGAGGAGTGGCGCGCGAGCGGCGAGACCGACCTGCGGCTCCAGGCAGGTTGGCGCCAGGGCGGCAACCGCTGGAACGTCGAGGCGGAGCTGGACAGCGCGCTGGACCTGGAGGGAGTCGACATCTACGGCCAGCCCTGGTCGATGCCCGATACGCGACTCAACGTGACGCTGGATGCCGATCAGGCGCGTACGGCACTCAATCTTGACCTGACCCTGGGCGATGCCGGGCGGCTCGATCTGGATATCGGTCTCGACGACCCGCTGGGGGCCGCCGAGCTGAGCGGCACCCTGGTGCTGGACGGGCTCAATCTGTCGCGTTATCGCACCCTGGTGCAAGGGCTCGACACGCTGGAGGGTGTCGTCAGCGGTCGGGTCGGGATATCGGGGACCCGCGACAACCCGAGCCTGGACGGGGCGCTCGAACTCACCGGACTGCAGGCCTCGGGTCTCGACGTGCCGCTGATCGTCGAGGATGGCCGCATACGCGTCGAGTTCGCCGGCGACAGCGCGCGATTGATGGGTTACGTCGCCAGCGACGAGGGGCGCCTGGTCATCGACGGCAACGCCAACTGGCCCTCTCTCGACGAGTGGCGCATCGCCGTGGACCTGGACGGCACCCGCCGCCCGCTGCTGGTGAGCCTGCCCCAGTTCGGGCGCCTGCGCATCGCCCCGGAGATCGCCGTGCGTATCGATCCCCGGCGACTGCGCGTGCGCGGCGATGTGCAGGTGCCCTGGGCGAGGCTGGAGATCGGCGAAGCGCCACCGGCGGCCGTCAGCCCCAGCCCGGACGAGATCATCATCACCCGGCGCGACGAGGCGCGGGCCCGGCAGCGCGAGGACCTGCCGGCCACCGCGGGCGACGACGAAGCGGCCGCCGTGGCCCTGCGCGAGGCCGGCATGGTGCTGGATGTGCGCCTCGAGCTGCATCTCGGGCCGGACATGCAGCTCGCCGCGTCGGGACTCGAGACCGGGCTGGCCGGCACCCTGCAGGTGCGTCAGCAGGACGGCCCGGTGCAGCTGTTCGGCGAGGTCAACCTGGTCGATGGCCGCTTCCGCGCCTTCGGCCAGGATCTGCTGATCCGCCAGGGCCAGCTGCTGTTCAGCGGCCCGCCGGACCAGCCGCTGCTCGACTTCGAGGCCATTCGCAATCCAGACATCACCGAGGACGGCGTCATCGCTGGCCTGCGAGTGACCGGCTTCGCTGCCGAACCGACCCTGACGATCTTCTCCGAACCGGCCATGGACGAGGCTCGCGCGCTCTCCTACCTGCTGCGCGGGCGTGCACCGCGGGACGGCGACGCCGATGGCGCGCTGACCTCCGCGCTGGTTGGCCTCACCCTGGGGCGTACCGGCGGCGCCGTGGGGGCGATCGGCCAGGCCTTCGGCATCGACGACCTGGCGCTGGAGACCACCGGGGTCGGCGACGAAAGCCAGGTGGTGGTGAGCGGCTACCTGACAGAGGATCTGCGCGTCAGCTATGGTGTCGGTATCTTCTCGCCGATCGCTGAACTGACGCTGCGCTACACCCTGTGGCGTAACCTCTACGTGCAGGCCGTCTCGGGTGCCGCCCAGGCCGTGGACCTGGTCTACATCTTCACCCGGCCGGGCAAGCCGCCCCGGATCGACGAAGCGCCATGA